GCCTTTCCTCTCTGACTATGCTCCTGCAACAATGAaactaataaattaaagagAATTCTATACCATGCATTATAAAGGgacattttatattagaattaCTTGAGCTAATGGACTTCTCCAATGGTTGATAAGCCATTTCCAATCAGCCGGGTTAACTCTCTCATCACATATAGCAATGAGTTGCTTATCAGTCTTTGTCTCATCAAAATGTGTTGCCTTTAGATCAGCCTTGAAATCCTTCCATATCTTGGCAGCTGTTCCCATAACCCAGTCTTGAACTCTTTCATCAACTTCATAGAACAGCTACATGCAAAGAACAAGCATAAGTAGATGTTCTCTAGATTTAATTATGATCAGGAGTTGACATTTGAGTTTGGGAAGTTAATTACCTTTAAATCCCTCCAAAGCTTCAACTTTTGTGATGGGTGGACCAACCTCCAATCCTTGTGTGCAAACGAAAAATTCTTGGATTTTACAAGTGTAGCTATGAAGTTAGATAGTTCTTTTGCATTTTCCCCAACAGGCTGTCCATGTTCATTGATAACCAACTGAATTAGTCGTTCATCAGCACCTCTCTTATGGATGTTGTACTTTTTTGTGTAACgccttccttctttttttttcttagcttGACCACCATTTAAACTACAGTCTGTATGATAATTAAATAGCAATGAGTAAACATTAATCTCCTAATTCTAGTAAATGATGCACCGtgctttattttatatgtaccTCCAATATTCTCATCCACCTCTAGCTCATCATTAGCTATGCTGCAATTGTTCATTTGATCATCATGCCTCTGACAAGTGTCACCTCTATTGGTATCAGCACCTTCAGTGTCATCATACACTTCTGCATCACTCCTAACACTCACTCTTGTCACCCTAGGTCTTAGATTTGGATGCCCCGTTTCATTTTGAACACTCATATTATTTGTGGTGTTTGTTCTCTAcaagatagaaaaaaatgtttatgcaACAAGGTTGCATATGTTGCAATGACAAGTTACAGGACTACCTTTCTCTTTTGCTTCGATTTATCAGAAGATCCTGACCCAGGATTACCTTCCTGAGTGTTATCCAACTCCCTTCTTATAGCAATAACTTTTTGAAGGGCTTCATTATTTCGCCTTATCCTTTCTTGCCTCTCTTCCTCGTACTTATTGCCTTCTCCGcctgccattttttttcctgcaaataaaaatgcaTCAGCAAAATTATAACATAGTGTAAGATCAACAAATAGGACTGAAGAAAATTAGACTGAATGATGGCAGCAGAGGGTAAAATGTCATACTTTCGCTTTTCACTTGATCCAACAAGTGTTCCATCTATATCTAATCTAGTTGGAGGTACATCTCTAGGATCAACACTAATGTCGGTTTGGCCATTTATATCAAGGCATGGGTCTACATGTTCATTTTCACACTCCAAATCTTCCAATAATACATTAGACATATCATAGAAATCTCTTGGCTTTGTCTGAATAACAGCACTCCAACCATTGCATGCAGGGTCATCAACATAGTATACTTGTGTTGCTTGGGATGCCAAAATGAAAGGTTCATCACTCAACTTATCACCAGTATTAAAGAGGTGCCTGAAATTAACATCAGTGATACCAAACTTATCAACTTTAACCCACTTATCTTGAACACGATTGTCGACCCAGTCACACTTGAAGAGCACAATGCTTCTTTTGTGATTATAATCCAACTCAATGATTTCAGTTATAACACCATAATAAGTCTTATGTCCTACCAATGGAATATTATTTGTTCCTGATGACAAGCAAGAGATCTGAGCAACTAGAGCCACTCCACTGCATTGGACAGACCTACCCTCATCATAAGACCTAGTGTGGACAATATGACCATTTTActgtaactattatatttctTTGCAACTATAGAAGGCTCATTAGCTAGGGTTTGAATCTCTTCAGAGACTTGTTCACCATTCTGTAATAATTCTGCCACATGAAACCCAAACCACTCATGGAACTTCTCAAAATGAATACGACTGATTTCTCTGTTATTTTCATGGCCAAGTGACGACAGGTAGTCAAGATGTTTTCTTTAGAGGTTAAATTTATTCAGTACAAacagtaataaaaaatcatatatgcgATAATAgtaatatcattagcataatTTACCTCAAATATGGCTCTATATGGTCATAATTAAACAAGACATATCTATGAGCTTGACACCATGTTTTGTAATCTAAGGTCACAATACACTTGCCAGATAGTTCTCGACCCATGTTCTTGCAAAAGAATGGCATGGTATGGGTAGAAGTACAAGGCTCAGTTGAACCATTTCTTCGTTTTCGTGAGAATCTAGTTTCGCATCCTTCCAAATAACGGGAGCAAAATGTAAGACTCTCATCAAACACATAACTTTCTGCAATTGATCCCTCGGGATGACTCTTGGTACGAACATATCCCTTTAACCTCATTAAAAACCTACATATAACTAACACTAGATCAGATTACAagcatattaatattttttatatagacaATTAGTTTTGGCATGTCACCTTTCTACTGGATACATGTTCCGGTAATGAACTGGGCCAGCAAGCCTTGCTTGAGTTGGAAGATGTACCATTAAGTGAACCATAATATCAAAAAAGGATGGAAGAAACATAGTCTCTAGAAGGCTTAATGTTTCAGCAATTTCTGCATCTAATTTTTCCATATCACTTATTCGAATAACAGGAGAATAGATTTTCTTGAAGAAGTTACTAACACGAATCAGTGTTGCACTAACATTTTCTGGTAATACTTTGCGGACAGCTAGGGGAAGTAAGTATTGCAACAGGATATGATTGTCATGGCTCTTTAGCCCAATTATCTTTTTCTCATTGACATGTACATGGTGTCGTAGATCAGAGGCATGACCGTCTGGAAATCTCACTCCTTTGAGAACTTGACAGAACAATTTCTTCTCTTCAGAACTCAATGTGAAAGGAGCAGGaggcaagaaaaaagaatctcCTACTTTAATAGGATGCAGATCTTTTCGTATATTAAGAAGTTTGAGATCTAATCGAGCATTCATGTTATCTTTAGATTTCCCATCAATACCCAACAGTGTGTTAATGATGTTGTCACACACATTCTTCTCAATGTGCATGGCATCAAAGTTATGTGGGACTAACAAGTCTTTCCAATATGGTAACCGGAACCaaattgattttcttttccatattatttctttttttgtacCCTTGCCCTTATCTGTTGTTCTTGGCCTTTTTTTATTGGGATCCTTTCCAAAATTTATAGGTAGATCCTTTGTCTGATCCAAAATCTCTTCTCCAGTTAGTGGTTTTGGTGCTGACCTTAACTCTACATTTCCATCAAATGATGCCTCATAAAAcctaaatttatgatttgcATCTAAGAACCTTCGGTGGGCCATGTAACAAGTTTTGCCACCATTCCTTAAACGAATAGAACAAGTTTGTGAGTTACAATGAGGGCATGCTAGCTTGCCTGAAGTTACACATCCAGCAGCATAGCCCAAGCCAGGAAAATCagtaatagtatatattatggCAGCACGCAATTGAAAGTTCTCACTCCTTGAAGCATCATAAGTTATAACACCTCCCTCAAATATTTCTAGTAGATCGTCTACTAGTGGTTCAAAATAGACATCCATATCCTTCCCAGGTGAATAAGGGCCAGGAATTAGTAGAGAAAGTATGAAATTTGGTTGCTTCATGCAGATCCAAGGGGGGAAATTCAATGGAATTAAGATAACAGGCCAAATGCTATAACTGCAGTTCATCGATCTAAATGGATTAAAGCCATCGGTAGCTAAAGCTAGCCTGATATTGCGGCTATCTTCAGAAAATTTTGGATGTTTGCAGTCAAAATGCTTCCAAGCTGGAGAATCAGCTGGATGCCTCAATAATCCATCCGTAGTGCGTGCCTCGTCGTGCCACCGTGCATCTGTTGCTGACTTAGGagacataaataatttttgaagcCTCTTCTTTAGTGGAAAATAACGGAGAACCTTTCTAGGAACCTTATACAACCGCTTCCCATCAGGACTTTTCTTAACTGTTTTCCAACGAGAAGTGTTACATTTGGGACATATATTTGCATTCTCATACTGCTTTCGAAATAATATGCAATCGTTTTCACACGCATGAATATTAACATATCCAAGCCCAAAACATCTGATCATTTTCTTAGCTTTGTTAAAATTCTTAGGAATTGTTGACCCCTCAGGAAAAGCCTCTCTAAGCAACTCTAATAGCAtgtcaaaacttttgtcacTCCAACCACCAAGAAATTTGATGTTGAGTAATTTTACTACAAAACATAGCTTTGAAAAGTTTTTGCTCCCTGGATAAAGCTCTTTACTTGCATCACAGAATGattcatgcaaatcatttTCCCCTTCACTTGGATCCACAAAACTATCATTATTTTCACCTAAATCCCCTGTATCTAATCCATGTGCTTCATCATTAAGCAGTTCAAACATCTCATTATCTTCCTCTGAATTATCTTCCACCACAAATTCATTAGCCCCAGTTTGTTGTGCATACTGTGCAAAAGAAGATGTCGGTTCTCCATGAAATATCCATTTCTTATACCTTCTAAAAACCCATCACATATTAAATGGACATAGATATCATCAGCTTCCTTCCAACAACTGTTCACACACTTCCTACATGGACATAATATGGTATTTGCTTTTGCAGAATGGGTAAAAGCATATTCTATAAACTCTTTGACCCCCTGTATATATTCAGATGTGTGcctacaattttatttttggtaagttcagaaaaaaattgaagcacGTTGTGGAAATAtttcagtttttcttttgtacctcgGAAAGTCCATCCATCTTTTATCCATAGGTAATATACACAACCAAATTTTTGAGGTCACCTAAATTATGTAAATTGTTAGAAAAGTCAGTAACTATGAAACTAAACATTTTCTTTACTATTTCATTACTAAATAAGTTTATGTTTTAGTGGTATTTTCCCTTATCAGGTCAACTTATTCTCAGCGTTGTGtcagtggaaaaaaaataatgttgcaTAGGTAAAATAGCAACGTTATAGATTTCAGAAACATGGTAGGAGTAAGATAATGATTAGTACCAACCTATTATTTCAGGCCTTTGTGCTCAGTAGCAGTTGTTCAACACGTACACCTTAGGTAATCAGCCATTGGAAACATATTACTATCCAATGTTAATAAACCTTCAAACTGCAGGACGCATAATAGTTTCATTGTCAGAAATGGATGTAAACCATGAAAGCAAATAAATGCTACAGAAATTTGTCATCAAATAATGCATCACAATTTGGAGATAAGTATATCCTAACTACTAGCTAGACACTCAAAATCAAATCTGTGCTACCAATTAAAAGCTCCTACTACCCTTCTTCAGACCAAAAAGAACCCATAGTTCTATGTTCAGGGAAAatcatattttagaaaaaatgcaATTAGGAGTTGTCGTATCCTACTCTAGAATAGGAGCTATTAGGAAAGCTTTTACTCTTGTTTTTAGCTGAAAACGAAAATGCTTCTTTGCCCAAATAAAATCAACCAGAATGGGACAAGCCAAATCCACGCATAGAGAGGAGGGAAAGGGATGGAGGAGATAGAAAACGCACCAAGGAATGAGCCAGCTACCAATTAGTGTGTAAGTCCTCACCGATGTCATTCTTCACCACACCCCTACATCAgcctatgaaaaaaaaaaccccaatcAGAAAAATCTTGAACGAAATTTAACCACATAGTTGGGGAAAAATCTAGTTATTGCAGATCTGAGACAAGGGAGCTTGTTGGAATGAATTTACCAAATCAATTTGGGGTTATAGAAGACTAGGAGATGAGACTTATGGTGCAAATCAGGGATTTAGAAGTGAGGATGGCTATGGTGACCTGAACGGAGATGGGGAGGGCAGCACGGCAAGGATGGCTGCGGTGGACGGCGTGGTGAGGATGGCTGCGGTGGCCAGGCCCGGCGGAGTAGAGGACGACAACACGACGAGGATGGCAGTGTGAACTGAGGAGCTAGGGTTTGGTGTGTGGACTGAGCAGTGAAGAGTGACGCACTGATGTGGTGTGGCTCTTTTATGCGCCATTTTTTTGGCCATTTTTTCCCCTTCGTGCTCAGTCACCGCGCCAAAAAAATTGGCATCCGATAGTTCCAAAGTGCTGGCAGTTGCTATGACGTGTTATCTTCTTTTGAGGACAGATTGCTCGCCACTAAATACAAATCAATCTAGGACAGATGAAGTGCTCTAGTAGTGGCATATTCCTGGCAGATAGTTAGACGTTGAATCACTTGTGCATTGCCGGCAGAAAGTACGCCATTACATTATATTTTGTAGGGCAGTTTTACTGTTCTAACTACTATGTAATGGTGTACCTGGCCGGACTCTGCTGCCACCTAGgaaggaaagagaagagataaagaaagagaaaagagagagggagagaaagatATCGAGGAAGAGGGATagaaaaggaggaagaagatgacatgtggggcctaGATCTTATAGACTTAAAATAGAGAGAGTGGATGGAGAGGTTGTTggagtaaaaaacaaatttgagtGGCCAAATGAAATGGGGAGTGGCCAAATTGGAGAGTTAAATTTGGGTtgtctgttggagatgctcttaatcTGTTCGGCGCTGCTTTGCTAGAACTTCGTCTTATCATTCAtccttatatttaaaaatcaatttttaagtttttttatcctagtttatttttaaaaaatatttatgtacaaaattttatatatacaatatttgaattgttttgcttatgttaTTTTAAGTGAAAACAAGAGGCTCGCATGATTCATTTGGCCTGTAGTAGGCTGGTGTTTTCTCAATTTTCTCCAACCGCATTCTTATCCTCCCGTCCCTCGCACTAATAATAAACTAACCAACCAACCTTTTTGACTTTGGAGCGCTCGGCTTTGCGTATTATAATTACGCGTATCTGGATGAGGTTAGGAAAGATGCCATGGGTCAGTTGGGGTCTGATAATTCTTAcgtcctgttttttttttgtcttttttgtttgtaatttgGAGCTCGATCGAACTGAAGAGAAACTAAAGCAGTTAttatcaaggaaaaaaaaggacgaAGAGAAATTAAAGCGAGCTTCATAATATGTACCACCCTCATTTCATaatcataacgtaagatgtttgacttttttttacaatatttgaccattcgttttatttaaaaatttagtataaatataaaaaatgataagtcacgcttaaagttcttttaataataaagtaagtcacatgcaaaataaatgatattttcataattttttgaataagataaatggtcaaaaacattacaagtcaaacatcttacgttatgaaacggaaggaaacagagggagtagtttcATTTCTATTGTCACCGGTTATCAAAGTATTTCTTCATACCATGcctaaattcttttaaaaaaaatcaaggttCTTTTAAAAACATGAATTTTACGGAATTTTCCCGTCCAATGTTTTAAAGGAGGTCGCGTGACTTCGTATCTTTTAATACTTAAGCTCAAGCGATTACATGCCTATCGTTTCACTCTACTTACGACTACCAGTACTGATCAATAGTAGAGCAAATGGAACATTTTAAATAGTTGGAATGTGTCCCATT
This is a stretch of genomic DNA from Oryza brachyantha chromosome 1, ObraRS2, whole genome shotgun sequence. It encodes these proteins:
- the LOC102718885 gene encoding uncharacterized protein LOC102718885 isoform X4 gives rise to the protein MEHLLDQVKSERKKMAGGEGNKYEEERQERIRRNNEALQKVIAIRRELDNTQEGNPGSGSSDKSKQKRKRTNTTNNMSVQNETGHPNLRPRVTRVSVRSDAEVYDDTEGADTNRGDTCQRHDDQMNNCSIANDELEVDENIGDCSLNGGQAKKKKEGRRYTKKYNIHKRGADERLIQLVINEHGQPVGENAKELSNFIATLVKSKNFSFAHKDWRLVHPSQKLKLWRDLKLFYEVDERVQDWVMGTAAKIWKDFKADLKATHFDETKTDKQLIAICDERVNPADWKWLINHWRSPLAQEHSQRGKANRARMSGLHTTGSKSHARVSHEMKALQDAVKEHPELTEKSITDGDIMSRVFGPERNGYVRSIGNGPTPGDLKMPGRNKYRSTKVQMAMEGQRQAEVDKEHLIQRFGAIRSENDRKIAALTEQVAKLTELMLANSQDGRQVHVTSNSPIHENDQDESDNGETQSEYMQHAKTPSRNATPSQEGYEVGGKEVILYSFIGPHDVPVAKATVLSTNRMTVVGGTPLGAQCCEVVVNLVLKRNAALLRPYGSMNVIADALGRSIAWPLQHMKEDRKSALQRTNHLQGHTHGGR
- the LOC102718885 gene encoding uncharacterized protein LOC102718885 isoform X1 is translated as MFELLNDEAHGLDTGDLGENNDSFVDPSEGENDLHESFCDASKELYPGSKNFSKLCFVVKLLNIKFLGGWSDKSFDMLLELLREAFPEGSTIPKNFNKAKKMIRCFGLGYVNIHACENDCILFRKQYENANICPKCNTSRWKTVKKSPDGKRLYKVPRKVLRYFPLKKRLQKLFMSPKSATDARWHDEARTTDGLLRHPADSPAWKHFDCKHPKFSEDSRNIRLALATDGFNPFRSMNCSYSIWPVILIPLNFPPWICMKQPNFILSLLIPGPYSPGKDMDVYFEPLVDDLLEIFEGGVITYDASRSENFQLRAAIIYTITDFPGLGYAAGCVTSGKLACPHCNSQTCSIRLRNGGKTCYMAHRRFLDANHKFRFYEASFDGNVELRSAPKPLTGEEILDQTKDLPINFGKDPNKKRPRTTDKGKGTKKEIIWKRKSIWFRLPYWKDLLVPHNFDAMHIEKNVCDNIINTLLGIDGKSKDNMNARLDLKLLNIRKDLHPIKVGDSFFLPPAPFTLSSEEKKLFCQVLKGVRFPDGHASDLRHHVHVNEKKIIGLKSHDNHILLQYLLPLAVRKVLPENVSATLIRVSNFFKKIYSPVIRISDMEKLDAEIAETLSLLETMFLPSFFDIMVHLMVHLPTQARLAGPVHYRNMYPVERFLMRLKGYVRTKSHPEGSIAESYVFDESLTFCSRYLEGCETRFSRKRRNGSTEPCTSTHTMPFFCKNMGRELSGKCIVTLDYKTWCQAHRYVLFNYDHIEPYLRKHLDYLSSLGHENNREISRIHFEKFHEWFGFHVAELLQNGEQVSEEIQTLANEPSIVAKKYNSYSKMVILSTLGLMMRVGLSNAVEWL